A stretch of Cucumis sativus cultivar 9930 chromosome 2, Cucumber_9930_V3, whole genome shotgun sequence DNA encodes these proteins:
- the LOC101209968 gene encoding NAC domain-containing protein 78 isoform X1: MGSDSSTSLAPGFRFHPTDEEIVRYYLRRKVSGKSLRFDPISVTEIYKSEPWDLPGKSKLKTRDLEWYFFSPLDKKYGNSSRTNRATEHGYWKTTGKDRPVRHNSRVVGMKKTLVYHSGRAPRGARSNWVMHEYRLTDEDLEKAGVVQDAYVLCRIFQKSGSGPKNGEQYGAPFIEEEWEDDEELTLPGEEVVANEGLVDVDDYMHFEVDDIAQQYFDGELPGEYGQPPLIYPQETSNHVELPNGLVENDNKPEVCAGDTFELQPSLNFFQLPEQYGTGESSERDDRFAESSGNLAESSDNFNQEDINYLLDEPYPSVPDDLALNEELFLEANDLSNPVESDPSALDVLEEYFTFFDADDNLQLAFDPSDLFDSEEPISSQTTSEEKVSEVAEKEFMAAKQSSVTFVNDASTSKQDPKAIETSSDSKSPFFKGASYMLGNIPAPPAFASEYPSKDMAIRLNSAAQTSSSVHVTAGMIHIRNLTSNGDLVNDPLYGKNADVNLILSFAQHQHQVESDHQSEKNGTIVGSRGFLFFFLLFWVLILSVSFKVGSCIYSH; this comes from the exons ATGGGCTCTGATTCCTCTACATCTCTTGCTCCGGGGTTTCGATTTCACCCCACTGACGAGGAAATTGTGCGATATTATCTTAGGCGCAAGGTTTCTGGCAAATCTCTTCGTTTTGATCCCATCTCCGTCACTGAAATTTATAAATCGGAGCCGTGGGACCTTCCTG gGAAGTCGAAGCTGAAGACTAGGGACTTGGAATGGTATTTTTTCAGTCCTTTGGATAAGAAGTATGGTAACAGTTCGAGGACGAACAGAGCTACTGAGCATGGGTACTGGAAGACGACTGGGAAGGATCGGCCGGTTCGACATAACTCCCGAGTGGTTGGAATGAAGAAGACTCTTGTTTACCACAGCGGCCGGGCGCCTCGTGGGGCTCGCAGCAATTGGGTGATGCATGAATATAGACTTACTGATGAGGATTTAGAGAAAGCTGGGGTTGTGCAG GATGCTTATGTTCTTTGCAGGATATTTCAAAAAAGTGGTTCAGGCCCTAAGAATGGAGAACAGTATGGAGCTCCGTTTATTGAAGAGGAGTGGGAGGATGATGAAGAGTTAACTCTGCCTGGCGAGGAGGTTGTGGCCAATGAAGGGTTAGTTGATGTTGATGATTATATGCATTTTGAAGTGGATGATATTGCTCAG CAGTATTTTGATGGAGAACTTCCAGGTGAATATGGGCAACCTCCGTTGATTTATCCTCAAGAGACTAGCAACCATGTTGAGCTACCCAATGGCCTTgttgaaaatgataataaacCAGAAGTATGTGCTGGTGATACCTTTGAGCTACAGCCGAGCCtcaatttctttcaattacCAGAGCAATATGGAACGGGAGAGAGTTCTGAAAGGGATGATCGTTTTGCTGAATCAAGTGGTAATCTTGCTGAATCAAGTGACAATTTTAATCAAGAGGATATCAATTACTTACTAGACGAGCCTTACCCGAGTGTTCCGGATGATCTTGCCCTCAATGAGGAATTATTCCTGGAGGCCAATGATCTTTCAAATCCAGTTGAATCTGATCCATCTGCGCTGGATGTGCTTGAAGAGTATTTTACATTCTTTGATGCAGATGATAACTTACAGCTGGCTTTTGACCCGTCAGATCTTTTTGACAGTGAAGAACCTATTTCTAGCCAAACAACTTCTGAAGAG AAAGTGAGCGAAGTAGCAGAAAAAGAGTTCATGGCTGCTAAACAGTCGTCCGTAACTTTCGTAAATGATGCATCTACTTCTAAGCAAGACCCCAAGGCTATTGAAACAAGTTCAG ATTCAAAATCACCCTTCTTCAAAGGTGCAAGTTACATGTTAGGAAACATCCCTGCCCCTCCTGCATTTGCTTCAGAGTATCCATCAAAAGATATGGCCATTCGGCTGAACTCGGCAGCACAAACTTCCAGTTCAGTTCATGTAACTGCTGGCATGATCCATATAAGAAACTTGACATCAAATGGCGATCTGGTGAATGATCCCTTATATGGAAAGAACGCGGATGTCAACCTCATCCTATCTTTTGCTCAACATCAACATCAAGTTGAAAGTGATCACCAATCTGAGAAGAATGGGACTATCGTCGGGTCACGAGggttcttattcttctttctgCTTTTCTGGGTTCTAATACTCTCGGTGAGCTTTAAAGTTGGGAGTTGCATATATTCCCATTGA
- the LOC101209968 gene encoding NAC domain-containing protein 78 isoform X2, which produces MGSDSSTSLAPGFRFHPTDEEIVRYYLRRKVSGKSLRFDPISVTEIYKSEPWDLPGKSKLKTRDLEWYFFSPLDKKYGNSSRTNRATEHGYWKTTGKDRPVRHNSRVVGMKKTLVYHSGRAPRGARSNWVMHEYRLTDEDLEKAGVVQDAYVLCRIFQKSGSGPKNGEQYGAPFIEEEWEDDEELTLPGEEVVANEGLVDVDDYMHFEVDDIAQYFDGELPGEYGQPPLIYPQETSNHVELPNGLVENDNKPEVCAGDTFELQPSLNFFQLPEQYGTGESSERDDRFAESSGNLAESSDNFNQEDINYLLDEPYPSVPDDLALNEELFLEANDLSNPVESDPSALDVLEEYFTFFDADDNLQLAFDPSDLFDSEEPISSQTTSEEKVSEVAEKEFMAAKQSSVTFVNDASTSKQDPKAIETSSDSKSPFFKGASYMLGNIPAPPAFASEYPSKDMAIRLNSAAQTSSSVHVTAGMIHIRNLTSNGDLVNDPLYGKNADVNLILSFAQHQHQVESDHQSEKNGTIVGSRGFLFFFLLFWVLILSVSFKVGSCIYSH; this is translated from the exons ATGGGCTCTGATTCCTCTACATCTCTTGCTCCGGGGTTTCGATTTCACCCCACTGACGAGGAAATTGTGCGATATTATCTTAGGCGCAAGGTTTCTGGCAAATCTCTTCGTTTTGATCCCATCTCCGTCACTGAAATTTATAAATCGGAGCCGTGGGACCTTCCTG gGAAGTCGAAGCTGAAGACTAGGGACTTGGAATGGTATTTTTTCAGTCCTTTGGATAAGAAGTATGGTAACAGTTCGAGGACGAACAGAGCTACTGAGCATGGGTACTGGAAGACGACTGGGAAGGATCGGCCGGTTCGACATAACTCCCGAGTGGTTGGAATGAAGAAGACTCTTGTTTACCACAGCGGCCGGGCGCCTCGTGGGGCTCGCAGCAATTGGGTGATGCATGAATATAGACTTACTGATGAGGATTTAGAGAAAGCTGGGGTTGTGCAG GATGCTTATGTTCTTTGCAGGATATTTCAAAAAAGTGGTTCAGGCCCTAAGAATGGAGAACAGTATGGAGCTCCGTTTATTGAAGAGGAGTGGGAGGATGATGAAGAGTTAACTCTGCCTGGCGAGGAGGTTGTGGCCAATGAAGGGTTAGTTGATGTTGATGATTATATGCATTTTGAAGTGGATGATATTGCTCAG TATTTTGATGGAGAACTTCCAGGTGAATATGGGCAACCTCCGTTGATTTATCCTCAAGAGACTAGCAACCATGTTGAGCTACCCAATGGCCTTgttgaaaatgataataaacCAGAAGTATGTGCTGGTGATACCTTTGAGCTACAGCCGAGCCtcaatttctttcaattacCAGAGCAATATGGAACGGGAGAGAGTTCTGAAAGGGATGATCGTTTTGCTGAATCAAGTGGTAATCTTGCTGAATCAAGTGACAATTTTAATCAAGAGGATATCAATTACTTACTAGACGAGCCTTACCCGAGTGTTCCGGATGATCTTGCCCTCAATGAGGAATTATTCCTGGAGGCCAATGATCTTTCAAATCCAGTTGAATCTGATCCATCTGCGCTGGATGTGCTTGAAGAGTATTTTACATTCTTTGATGCAGATGATAACTTACAGCTGGCTTTTGACCCGTCAGATCTTTTTGACAGTGAAGAACCTATTTCTAGCCAAACAACTTCTGAAGAG AAAGTGAGCGAAGTAGCAGAAAAAGAGTTCATGGCTGCTAAACAGTCGTCCGTAACTTTCGTAAATGATGCATCTACTTCTAAGCAAGACCCCAAGGCTATTGAAACAAGTTCAG ATTCAAAATCACCCTTCTTCAAAGGTGCAAGTTACATGTTAGGAAACATCCCTGCCCCTCCTGCATTTGCTTCAGAGTATCCATCAAAAGATATGGCCATTCGGCTGAACTCGGCAGCACAAACTTCCAGTTCAGTTCATGTAACTGCTGGCATGATCCATATAAGAAACTTGACATCAAATGGCGATCTGGTGAATGATCCCTTATATGGAAAGAACGCGGATGTCAACCTCATCCTATCTTTTGCTCAACATCAACATCAAGTTGAAAGTGATCACCAATCTGAGAAGAATGGGACTATCGTCGGGTCACGAGggttcttattcttctttctgCTTTTCTGGGTTCTAATACTCTCGGTGAGCTTTAAAGTTGGGAGTTGCATATATTCCCATTGA